In the Wyeomyia smithii strain HCP4-BCI-WySm-NY-G18 chromosome 2, ASM2978416v1, whole genome shotgun sequence genome, one interval contains:
- the LOC129719673 gene encoding uncharacterized protein LOC129719673: protein MNDVMQKIDMAKNEIISTVQQTMESLVTRTISVIKSDFDTKILHLQNSIRPTSVVSKNFSFSLVCTIEQLQELDSKLEDHLYTENVKKYMMDKISNVADTVNGQNTCYELVDHFFDRKLMLKCSWTGASKNENPKCALRLYKNVLNTFFEIVKGINSSFNVKLMEHFFKSVTRNSKKRCEAKGLRCSTVHRRSKKKITSVAITLVEY from the exons ATGAACGACGTTATGCAAAAGATTGACATGGCAAAAAACGAAATTATTTCTACTGTGCAGCAGACGATGGAAAGTTTGGTTACCAGAACTATATCAGTTATAAAAAGTGACTTCGACACTAAAATCCTGCATTTGCAAAATTCAATACGGCCAACAAGCGTTGTATCAAAGAACTTTTCATTTTCATTAGTTTGCACTATCGAACAATTACAAGAGCTGGATTCGAAGCTCGAAGATCATCTATACACAGAAAACGTG aaaaaatatatgatGGACAAGATAAGCAATGTTGCAGATACAGTCAATGGGCAAAATACATGCTACGAGCTTGTTGATCATTTTTTTGATCGAAAGCTAATGTTGAAATGTTCATGGACCGGTGCAAGCAAAAATGAAAACCCAAAATGTGCACTACGTTTGTATAAAAACGTTCTCAACACATTTTTCGAAATCGTCAAGGGTATCAATTCAAGCTTTAACGTCAAATTGATGGAACATTTTTTCAAGTCAGTCACGAGAAATTCTAAGAAGCGTTGTGAAGCCAAGGGGTTGCGCTGCTCGACCGTTCACCGGAGATCAAAAAAAAAGATCACTTCCGTTGCAA TCACCTTAGTTGAGTACTAG